In Amphiura filiformis chromosome 2, Afil_fr2py, whole genome shotgun sequence, one DNA window encodes the following:
- the LOC140139729 gene encoding uncharacterized protein, translating into MVLAAMANPPEHDFAPSWLKIPSDQQKRGQKLGASSSPLSSSIDQWSNKSSHQEDTGHNKSRHRHYSSSDSPASSSSPSSSSQQSGGGYGGRSSSVTSSGGAPQGGYGYRGRETDRRHYPRPGSGSRHHSVDDLNGFPDYGGGWNLPQYNAGFYSNYPRRGSSSAGLRDGFGGNSRYGDVFHPGSAGGRGYYNNGGRGGSAGRQRYNSGSRAGYNDRDNHTDGSSSSSHSGDNSDVSGKKKDGTDHETKHSALFSNDFPSLLGDNSKTSGKESAKSSGTPSGVWDKPPGAAKVQISGRKVQLIKKSIHNDLPPRDPSTTSSSIKSSSKAVSSSGSNPEGSKVSSGGHIGSGTRGGRPAPSASTAPSSISSSSINGGHKSSSSAVSQKVSAPVKAHDSSSSSSSSSNLTSPKPSTPEGGLTSKDGVSKQTKVYDVAESSAGRAPPSNKPDIVAAFLAHKSKQAGGTPSPTKPVLVQTTMPATKPVSSVQVGGTVSPAKPVLVQATTSAIKPTMKQVGGKDSPTKPVLVQSATTVTKSQIKQVGGTVSPNKPVLVQIATTTTKSTIKQVGGKESPTKPVLVQTATTAAKPTIKPMSVKNTNGKPVLKESPIRPVPIQIKSTNTTKFSGKESPIRPFPVRTSNQKLNSNRDRSVRPGPVQIRSNRLVSKETPSIRPVPVHIMTRKSTAAKDDPNDADAMATRPVSSSGPKEKQPSSSRITSSLAKEPSTNPTSTPPVDIKNARFSHNKNVNNSESGNDVLKGLQNGGGSWTVNGPLRIEDAEKMNGPRHNTRIETDSREHITTNGLDNNLHTGRNNLLLSSSLEAEKRLLQEMGWHEHSDNEEGYAPITEDEMKEFQRRSQQTKSNGITRNLPVAFLSSSLPNTPMTSIDLDDALSSCSSDSSDDDL; encoded by the exons ATGGTACTGGCTGCAATGGCCAATCCCCCTGAGCATGACTTTGCTCCATCCTGGCTCAAGATACCCTCAGATCAGCAG AAACGAGGACAAAAACTAGGTGCTTCCTCTTCCCCACTCTCCTCCTCAATAGACCAATGGTCCAACAAATCAAGTCACCAAGAAGACACCGGACATAACAAATCCCGTCATCGCCACTACTCATCATCAGATTCGCCTGCTTCATCATCATCTCCATCGTCGTCATCTCAGCAATCTGGTGGAGGGTATGGAGGACGCTCTTCATCGGTGACATCTTCGGGTGGTGCGCCACAAGGTGGATATGGATATAGAGGACGGGAAACGG ACCGAAGACATTATCCCAGACCAGGCTCAGGCTCAAGACATCACTCAGTAGACGATCTCAATGGCTTCCCTGACTACGGAGGAGGATGGAATCTCCCTCAGTATAATGCTGGTTTCTACTCCAACTATCCCCGACGTGGATCCTCATCCGCCGGCCTCCGAGATGGATTCGGTGGAAATTCTCGCTACGGAGATGTTTTTCACCCGGGGAGCGCTGGTGGAAGAGGATACTACAACAATGGTGGTCGTGGAGGGTCAGCAGGAAGGCAGAGGTATAATTCTGGGTCGCGGGCTGGGTATAACGACAGGGATAACCATACGGATGGGAGTTCCTCCTCATCCCACAGTGGTGACAATAGTGATGTGTCGGGAAAGAAGAAAGATGGAACGGATCATGAGACTAAACACAGTGCCTTATTTAGCAATGATTTT CCTTCACTCTTAGGCGATAACAGTAAAACAAGTGGTAAGGAATCAGCCAAAAGTTCGGGCACCCCATCGGGGGTATGGG ATAAACCACCAGGTGCGGCCAAGGTCCAGATCAGCGGGCGCAAAGTCCAGCTGATCAAGAAGTCAATCCACAATGACCTTCCACCTCGTGACCCGAGCACCACTTCCTCTTCCATCAAATCATCTAGCAAGGCAGTGTCTAGCAGTGGCAGCAACCCAGAAGGGTCAAAGGTCAGCAGCGGAGGTCACATAGGGTCAGGTACTCGTGGGGGCCGACCTGCGCCATCAGCAAGTACAGCGCCATCTAgcattagtagtagtagtattaacgGCGGTCACAAGTCGTCGTCATCAGCAGTATCACAGAAAGTTTCTGCACCTGTGAAG GCTCACGATTCATCCAGCTCATCATCCAGCTCATCCAACCTCACATCCCCTAAACCCTCCA CCCCTGAAGGTGGGCTGACCTCAAAGGATGGCGTAAGCAAGCAAACTAAAGTTTACGATGTTGCTGAATCATCCGCTGGTAGAGCGCCCCCATCAAATAAACCGGACATTGTTGCTGCATTTTTAGCCCACAAATCAAAGCAAGCGGGTGGCACACCATCACCTACTAAACCAGTTCTGGTTCAGACAACAATGCCAGCGACGAAACCTGTATCATCAGTACAAGTCGGTGGCACAGTGTCTCCTGCTAAGCCTGTTCTGGTGCAGGCGACAACGTCAGCGATAAAACCAACGATGAAACAAGTCGGTGGTAAAGATTCGCCTACTAAACCAGTTCTGGTACAGAGTGCAACAACAGTGACAAAATCGCAGATAAAGCAAGTCGGTGGCACGGTGTCGCCTAATAAACCAGTTCTGGTGCAGATTGCAACAACAACGACGAAATCTACGATAAAGCAAGTCGGTGGCAAAGAGTCGCCTACCAAACCAGTTCTGGTGCAAACGGCAACGACAGCAGCAAAACCTACGATAAAACCAATGTCCGTTAAGAACACCAATGGCAAGCCAGTCCTGAAAGAATCCCCAATCCGACCAGTCCCCATTCAAATCAAATCGACAAACACCACAAAATTCTCTGGAAAAGAATCCCCCATCCGGCCCTTCCCAGTGCGGACATCAAACCAAAAGCTGAACAGCAACCGTGACCGGTCAGTACGGCCGGGTCCGGTGCAGATCAGGAGCAACCGGTTGGTGTCAAAAGAAACCCCGTCAATTCGCCCTGTGCCTGTACATATTATGACACGAAAATCTACAGCAGCTAAAGATGATCCTAATGATGCAGATGCCATGGCAACAAGACCGGTGTCATCATCTGGACCTAAGGAGAAGCAGCCATCTTCATCCAGAATCACTTCCTCACTCGCCAAAGAG CCTTCAACAAATCCCACCTCCACGCCACCAGTAGACATTAAGAACGCCAGGTTCAGCCACAACAAGAACGTTAACAATTCTGAGAGCGGCAACGATGTCCTCAAAGGTTTACAGAACGGCGGAGGTAGCTGGACTGTGAATGGACCGCTGAGAATAGAAGATGCGGAGAAGATGAACGGGCCTCGACATAATACACGGATAGAG acTGATTCAAGAGAGCACATTACTACCAATGGGCTGGACAACAACCTTCATACTGGAAGAAACAACCTCCTACTTTCTAGCAGTCTGGAAGCCGAGAAAAG ACTTCTACAAGAGATGGGATGGCATGAACATAGTGATAATGAAGAAGGCTATGCACCAATCACAGAAGATGAAATGAAGGAATTCCAGCGACGATCACAACAG ACTAAGAGTAACGGCATCACCAGAAACCTCCCAGTGGCCTTCCTCTCCTCGTCTCTCCCCAACACGCCGATGACCTCCATTGACCTAGATGACGCCCTCTCCAGCTGTTCATCGGATTCATCGGACGACGACTTGTAG